A section of the Symphalangus syndactylus isolate Jambi chromosome 19, NHGRI_mSymSyn1-v2.1_pri, whole genome shotgun sequence genome encodes:
- the PODN gene encoding podocan, translated as MAQSGALLLLLLLPPQLHLGPVLAMRAPGFGRSGGHSLSPEENEFAEEEPVLVLSPEEPGLGPAAISCPRDCACSQEGVVDCGGIDLREFPGDLPEHTNHLSLQNNQLEKIYPEELSRLHRLETLNLQNNRLTSRGLPEKAFEHLTNLNYLYLANNKLTLAPRFLPNALISVDFAANYLTKIYGLTFGQKPNLRSVYLHNNKLADAGLPDNMFNGSSNVEVLILSSNFLRHVPKHLPPALYKLHLKNNKLEKIPPGAFSELSSLRELYLQNNYLTDEGLDNETFWKLSSLEYLDLSSNNLSRVPAGLPRSLVLLHLEKNAIRSVDADVLTPIRSLEYLLLHSNQLQAQGIHPLAFQGLKRLHTVHLYNNALERVPSGLPRRVRTLMILHNQITGIGREDFATTYFLEELNLSYNRITSPQVHRDAFRKLRLLRSLDLSGNRLHTLPPGLPRNVHVLKVKRNELAALARGALAGMAQLRELYLTSNRLRSRALGPRAWVDLAHLQLLDIAGNQLTEIPEGLPESLEYLYLQNNKISAVPANAFDSTPNLKGIFLRFNKLAVGSVVDSAFRRLKHLQVLDIEGNFEFGDVSKDRGRLGKEKEEEKEEEEEEEEEEETR; from the exons ATGGCCCAGAGCGGGgcgctgctgctcctgctgcttcTGCCGCCACAGCTGCACCTGGGACCTGTGCTTGCCATGAGGGCCCCAGGATTTGGCCGAAGCGGCGGCCACAGCCTGAGCCCCGAAGAGAACGAATTTGCGGAGGAGGAGCCGGTGCTGGTCCTGAGCCCCGAGGAGCCCGGGCTTGGCCCAGCCGCGATCAGCTGCCCCCGAGACTGTGCCTGTTCCCAAGAGGGCGTCGTGGACTGTGGCGGCATTGACCTGCGTGAGTTCCCGGGGGACCTGCCTGAACACACCAACCACCTATCTCTGCAG AACAACCAGCTGGAAAAGATCTACCCTGAGGAGCTCTCCCGGCTGCACCGGCTGGAGACGCTGAACCTGCAAAACAACCGCCTGACTTCCCGAG GGCTCCCAGAGAAGGCGTTTGAGCATCTGACCAACCTCAATTACCTGTACTTGGCCAATAACAAG ctgaCCTTGGCACCCCGCTTCCTGCCAAACGCCCTGATCAGTGTGGACTTTGCTGCCAACTATCTCACCAAGATCTATGGGCTCACCTTTGGCCAGAAGCCAAACTTGAG GTCTGTGTACCTGCACAACAACAAGCTGGCGGACGCCGGGCTGCCGGACAACATGTTCAACGGCTCCAGCAACGTCGAGGTCCTCATCCTGTCCAGCAACTTCCTGCGCCACGTGCCCAAGCACCTGCCGCCTGCCCTGTACAAGCTGCACCTCAAG AACAACAAGCTGGAGAAGATCCCCCCGGGGGCCTTCAGCGAGCTGAGCAGCCTGCGCGAGCTGTACCTGCAGAACAACTACCTGACGGACGAGGGCCTGGACAACGAGACCTTCTG GAAGCTCTCCAGCCTGGAGTACCTGGATCTGTCCAGCAACAACCTGTCTCGGGTCCCAGCAGGGCTGCCGCGCAGCCTGGTGCTGCTGCACTTGGAGAAGAACGCCATCCGGAGCGTGGACGCGGACGTGCTGACCCCCATCCGCAGCCTGGAGTACCTGCTGCTGCACAGCAACCAGCTGCAGGCACAGGGCATCCACCCACTGGCCTTCCAGGGCCTCAAGCGGCTGCACACAGTGCACCTGTACAACAACGCGCTGGAGCGCGTGCCCAGTGGCCTGCCTCGCCGCGTGCGCACCCTCATGATCCTGCACAACCAGATCACAGGCATTGGCCGCGAAGACTTCGCCACCACCTACTTCCTGGAGGAGCTCAACCTCAGCTACAACCGCATCACCAGCCCGCAGGTGCACCGCGACGCCTTCCGCAAGCTGCGCCTGCTGCGCTCGCTGGACCTGTCGGGCAACCGGCTACACACGCTGCCACCTGGGCTGCCTCGAAATGTCCATGTGCTGAAGGTCAAGCGCAATGAGCTGGCTGCCCTGGCACGAGGGGCACTGGCGGGCATGGCTCAGCTGCGTGAGCTGTACCTCACCAGCAACCGGCTGCGCAGCCGGGCCCTGGGACCCCGTGCCTGGGTGGACCTCGCCCATCTGCAG CTGCTGGACATCGCCGGGAATCAGCTCACAGAGATCCCTGAGGGGCTCCCCGAGTCACTTGAGTACCTGTACCTGCAGAACAACAAGATTAGTGCGGTGCCTGCCAATGCCTTCGACTCCACGCCCAACCTCAAGGGGATCTTTCTCAG GTTTAACAAGCTGGCTGTGGGCTCCGTGGTGGACAGTGCCTTCCGGAGGCTGAAGCACCTGCAGGTCTTGGACATTGAAGGCAACTTTGAATTTGGTGATGTTTCCAAGGACCGTGGCCGCCtggggaaggaaaaggaggaggagaaagaggaggaggaggaggaagaagaggaggaggaaacaaGATAG